One stretch of Excalfactoria chinensis isolate bCotChi1 chromosome 2, bCotChi1.hap2, whole genome shotgun sequence DNA includes these proteins:
- the PABPC1 gene encoding polyadenylate-binding protein 1 isoform X2 encodes MNPSAPSYPMASLYVGDLHPDVTEAMLYEKFSPAGPILSIRVCRDMITRRSLGYAYVNFQQPADAERALDTMNFDVIKGKPVRIMWSQRDPSLRKSGVGNIFIKNLDKSIDNKALYDTFSAFGNILSCKVVCDENGSKGYGFVHFETQEAAERAIEKMNGMLLNDRKVFVGRFKSRKEREAELGARAKEFTNVYIKNFGEDMDDERLKELFGKFGPALSVKVMTDESGKSKGFGFVSFERHEDAQKAVDEMNGKELNGKQIYVGRAQKKVERQTELKRKFEQMKQDRITRYQGVNLYVKNLDDGIDDERLRKEFSPFGTITSAKVMMEGGRSKGFGFVCFSSPEEATKAVTEMNGRIVATKPLYVALAQRKEERQAHLTNQYMQRMASVRAVPNPVINPYQPAPPSGYFMAAIPQTQNRAAYYPTNQLAQLARPSPRWTAQGARPHPFQNMPGAIRPAAPRPPFSTTRPALQVPRVMSAQRVASTQTMSPRPAAAATAATPAVRTVPQYKYAAGVRNPQQHLNTQPQVAMQQPAVHVQGQEPLTASMLASAPPQEQKQMLGERLFPLIQSMHPTLAGKITGMLLEIDNSELLHMLESPESLRSKVDEAVAVLQAHQAKEAAQKAVNNPTGVPSV; translated from the exons CTGAACGAGCTTTGGATACTATGAATTTTGATGTCATCAAGGGTAAACCGGTGCGCATTATGTGGTCCCAGCGTGATCCATCTCTACGCAAAAGTGGTGTTGGAAACATCTTCATCAAAAACTTGGACAAATCGATTGATAACAAAGCTTTGTATgacacattttctgcttttggaaacaTCCTTTCTTGTAAG GTGGTATGTGATGAAAATGGATCCAAGGGTTATGGATTTGTACATTTCGAGACacaagaagctgcagaaagagcTATTGAAAAAATGAATGGTATGCTGCTTAATGACCGCAAAGT ATTTGTTGGAAGGTTTAAATCCCGCAAGGAACGTGAGGCAGAGCTTGGAGCCAGAGCAAAGGAATTCACCAATGTTTACATCAAGAATTTTGGGGAAGACATGGATGACGAGAGACTTAAGGAACTCTTTGGCAAGTTTG GTCCTGCCTTAAGTGTGAAAGTTATGACTGACGAGAGTGGAAAATCCAAGGGCTTTGGCTTCGTTAGTTTTGAAAGACATGAAGATGCCCAAAAA GCTGTAGATGAGATGAATGGAAAAGAGCTCAATGGGAAACAAATCTATGTTGGACGGGCTCAGAAAAAAGTGGAAAGACAGACGGAGCTGAAGCGTAAATTTGAGCAGATGAAGCAGGACAGGATCACCAGATACCAG ggtgTAAACCTTTACGTAAAAAATCTCGATGATGGAATTGATGATGAACGTCTTCGAAAAGAGTTCTCCCCATTTGGTACAATCACTAGTGCAAAG GTCATGATGGAAGGTGGACGCAGCAAAGGATTTGGGTTTGTCTGCTTTTCGTCACCAGAAGAAGCCACCAAAGCTGTCACAGAAATGAATGGTAGAATTGTGGCTACTAAACCATTATATGTAGCTCTAGCCCAGCGTAAAGAAGAGCGCCAAGCCCATCTCACCAACCAGTATATGCAGAGAATGGCAAGTGTAAGAGCAGTACCTAATCCAGTAATCAACCCATACCAACCAGCACCTCCTTCAGGTTACTTCATGGCAGCTATCCCACAG ACTCAGAACCGTGCTGCATACTACCCTACTAATCAACTTGCTCAACTTGCTAGACCTAGTCCTCGCTGGACTGCTCAGGGTGCCAGACCTCATC CATTCCAAAACATGCCTGGTGCTATCCGCCCGGCAGCTCCCAGACCACCATTTAGCACCACGAGACCGGCTTTACAAGTACCACGAGTCATGTCAGCACAACGTGTTG CATCAACACAAACAATGAGTCCAcgtcctgcagcagcagctactGCGGCTACTCCTGCTGTACGCACAGTACCACAGTACAAATATGCTGCAGGTGTTCGCAATCCTCAGCAGCATCTTAATACACAGCCACAGGTTGCTATGCAGCAG CCTGCTGTCCATGTGCAAGGTCAGGAACCCTTGACTGCTTCCATGTTGGCTTCTGCCCCTCcacaagaacaaaagcagatgtTAG GTGAACGTCTATTTCCTCTTATTCAAAGCATGCACCCTACTCTGGCGGGTAAGATCACTGGGATGTTGTTGGAGATTGACAACTCTGAACTCCTTCACATGCTCGAGTCTCCTGAGTCTCTTCGTTCGAAG GTTGATGAAGCTGTAGCCGTACTACAAGCCCACCAAGCTAAAGAAGCTGCTCAAAAGGCAGTTAATAACCCTACTGGGGTTCCAAGTGTTTAA